Below is a window of Gemmatimonadaceae bacterium DNA.
TTCAATCAACTCCATGAGCAGTTTCGTGGTCCGCGGATCGTTCTTGCGCGAGAGATAGTTGATCGCCAACCGCCGCATCTCGAGGTCGGTGCTGTTGCGTGCGATATCGATCAGCTTGTCGGTCGCCTCGGGTTCCTTTCGCGACGCGAGCGCCGAGATGAGCTGCTCGCGCATCGATCGAGAGTCCGCGGCGTCGTAGAGTCGGCCGATGTCGCTGATCGGGAGGTCCGACCGGCTCAGGCGCTGTAAGGCAGCGGATCGGATCTGCGACGATTCACTCGTGTTGCGCACGATTCCGGTGAGCCAGTCCTGGTTGTCCTTGCCACCGATGCGCGCAACGGCTCCGATGATCGCCATCCTCATTCGCTCGCTGTCACTGTTCCTATAGAGTGAGCGGAGGTAGGCTGCGTCGTCTGGTGTGCTGCGGTTCGAGTACGCCTCGAGCACTTGCATGCGGAGCGTCTCGGACGCGTCTCGACGTTCCAGCAAACCGCGGAGGCTCGCTCGAGCAGCTGGACTCTCCGACGACATGAGGCCGCGTACGGCGGCGCGCTGAATGCGCTCGTCGTCGGATGTGCGAAGGATGTCCTCGAGCGCCGCAAGTCCTGCATCGCCAGGCATCCGCGGCAGATACGATACTGCTTCCGCGCGCACGGTGGTGCTGGGATCGTTCTTGGCCGACGAGATGAGGAGCGACGTCGCTTCAGCGTCCCCGCGTCGAGCGAGCATGAAGATCGCCCGGCGTCGGAGCTCGACGAGGCAGTCTTCCCGTCGATCGAGGACGTGTCTGAGAATCGGCAGCGCAGCGGCAGCATCCATCTGGCTCAGCGCGTTCAGCGCCTCGACGCGGACCATGAGATCTTCCTGGTCGCAGGAGGATCCTGCCTGACGAGCGCTCCGCTCGACGTCAGTGGCGGCGTCGTCGTTGCCGCGCATCGCGAGCGCACCGCGAATCCGGGTGCGGAGTCCCTCCACGTCCGTGTCGTCGCGTCGCCAACCGTTCGCCGAAGGTGTCGACGAACGGTCGGCGATACTCCGCAGGACTCGGTCGGCGGCCATCAGCTCATCGGTCGTGCCGATTCGGTAGCGCGAGAAGGCTTCGTAGTACGAGCTCACGTACGCGTACGAGGAACCTGGATAACGCCGAGTGAGATCATTGAAGAGCTGAGCGGCACGACGATAATCACCGCGATTGAGAGCCTCACGAGCAACCCGATATAGCGAGTCGGCCGGGTCACTCAAGACCCACGGCGCAGGCGGGCGTCGATTGAGGAAGTCACCGTCGAGCGATTCCGGCGCCATCGACGCGTCCGGCCAGGCGCGCGGCGCGATCGCGGTCGTGGGCGGAACTGGCGCGACTGGCGCAGGATCCGTGAGGTCGAACGACATCGCGCGTGGAGTCGTTAGGTCGCGATCGAACAGGCGCTCGCGCAACCGATCCGCCTGCTCGCGCTGGCGATCGAGCTGGGAATCCTGCAGCTCGCGTTGGCGCTGCTCCAACTCCTGTTGACGCTCGAGCTGACGATCCTGAATCTCACGCTGGCGCTCTTCGAGCTCGCCTTGGCGTTCGAGTTGCGCGTCTTGCATAGCGCGCTGCAGTTCCAGCTCCCTCTGGGACTGCTCGTCGCTGCGCCACTGCAGGCTCTCCACGGCACGAGGCGCGCGCGCCGGACGAGGTGCCGTTTCCGGACGTGCCGGAACCGGCGGTCTTGGCGGAGTCACCTGTGCCGCCACGGGCGCAGCGGCGCCCGCGATGATACAGGTCAACAGCATTATGCACTTCATATCGGTGATCTCCTCGAGTGCTCTGATGGCGATGATCGGGTATCAGTCGTCGGCGGCGTATTCGGAGGCGGCGGTCCGCAGCCGCGGAATGACGTCGCGCTGATCGAGCGCCTGCTGGATGAGCTCCATCTCGGTGCGGCGTGATGGGTCGCGATCCTTCTCCAACCGTACAACTTGAACGAGGACGAGCTCGAGATCCTCGAGGAGATTGCGGAGCGCTGGATCCGACCCAGACGGCGAGTCGATGAGTAGACGCGTCGTCAGCAGCAAGTCGTTCGCGCGCTTCATGAACGCGTCGTCCGGACGACCACTGTTCGTCTCGGCGGGAAGCGCGATGAGCAACGCAGCCGCTTGACCGAGATATCGTGACGTCGCCGGATCGACCGGTTGCATTTCGGCGAAGCGTGCCGGGGGAGCCTGGGTGACCGTATCGGCGGTCGCGACCTTCACGTGCGTCGTCGATTTCGAGAGCGACAATCGGCCGATCCCGACGCCGATCACCAGCGCGGCGGCGATACGGAGCCACTGTGCATAACGGGTCGGTTTGCGCGATGCCGGGAAGACCTGGGCTTCGACCGCCGTCCAGATCTCGCCGAGGGGCATGTGGCCCTCGTCAGGCGGACGATTGTACGTGCGCGCCGCATCCTCCAGCAGATCGTCAAAGCGGTCGCGGTTTTCGTCAGTCATGACTCGTACTCCTTCGCGAACTCGGCGAGTGCGGCGCGGAGTTGCGCGCGTGCGGCCGAGAGTCGGCTCTTGCAGGTTCCTTCGGCGACGCCGAGCGTCTCGGCGATCTCCGTGTGGGTGTAGCCTTCCAGGTCGTGCATGATCAGCGTGGTACGATAGATCTCGGGCAATGCATCGATCGCTTTTGCCAGCCGCTCGCGGAGATCGGGCTCGATTCGACCGTTCCCGTTGGGTGCTGGGGCGGCGTCGAGATCGGTGAGGTCGGTCTCCCGCTCGCGAAGGCGGCGGACCTTCCGCATGGCATTGGCGACGACAGTGACGGTGATGCGGTGGATCCAGGTGGAGAAGGCGGCATCGCCGCGAAAGTCGGCGAGTCGGTGGAATGCACGAACGAACGTGTCCTGCGTGAACTCCCGTGCGA
It encodes the following:
- a CDS encoding HEAT repeat domain-containing protein, with the protein product MKCIMLLTCIIAGAAAPVAAQVTPPRPPVPARPETAPRPARAPRAVESLQWRSDEQSQRELELQRAMQDAQLERQGELEERQREIQDRQLERQQELEQRQRELQDSQLDRQREQADRLRERLFDRDLTTPRAMSFDLTDPAPVAPVPPTTAIAPRAWPDASMAPESLDGDFLNRRPPAPWVLSDPADSLYRVAREALNRGDYRRAAQLFNDLTRRYPGSSYAYVSSYYEAFSRYRIGTTDELMAADRVLRSIADRSSTPSANGWRRDDTDVEGLRTRIRGALAMRGNDDAATDVERSARQAGSSCDQEDLMVRVEALNALSQMDAAAALPILRHVLDRREDCLVELRRRAIFMLARRGDAEATSLLISSAKNDPSTTVRAEAVSYLPRMPGDAGLAALEDILRTSDDERIQRAAVRGLMSSESPAARASLRGLLERRDASETLRMQVLEAYSNRSTPDDAAYLRSLYRNSDSERMRMAIIGAVARIGGKDNQDWLTGIVRNTSESSQIRSAALQRLSRSDLPISDIGRLYDAADSRSMREQLISALASRKEPEATDKLIDIARNSTDLEMRRLAINYLSRKNDPRTTKLLMELIEK
- a CDS encoding RNA polymerase sigma factor translates to MTRTAFALQTTPKVNEPELIARVLAGDRLAGRELYDAHAPRVYRLAYRLTGDAELAREFTQDTFVRAFHRLADFRGDAAFSTWIHRITVTVVANAMRKVRRLRERETDLTDLDAAPAPNGNGRIEPDLRERLAKAIDALPEIYRTTLIMHDLEGYTHTEIAETLGVAEGTCKSRLSAARAQLRAALAEFAKEYES